In Bacillus sp. DX3.1, the following proteins share a genomic window:
- a CDS encoding class I SAM-dependent methyltransferase — protein MNIHTIEKYKENPMKPNTYIDFLAYFGIGSAHPGGFTLTKQLLTQLQLQREADVLEIGCGTGRTAAYMQKQFGYKVTAIENNEIMIQKAKNRWVQENVQIELVEGNAEQLPFHDRQFHLVLGESVLAFTNKEQVISECYRVLQDAGKLVVIEMVIENHLAQEEEKKLLQIYGMQQLLTEKEWLHLFQKENFKHISIAGGGTIAETIAAQTEQPEWNVSHYIPKELYDAWVQHEKVLQMYQHVLGHRVFICEK, from the coding sequence TTGAATATACATACAATAGAAAAGTATAAGGAGAATCCAATGAAACCGAACACATACATTGATTTTTTAGCTTATTTCGGAATTGGGAGTGCGCATCCAGGAGGGTTTACGTTAACGAAGCAATTATTAACACAGCTTCAATTGCAACGAGAAGCGGATGTACTTGAGATTGGCTGCGGTACAGGAAGAACAGCAGCTTATATGCAAAAGCAATTTGGCTATAAGGTTACAGCAATTGAAAATAATGAAATCATGATTCAAAAAGCAAAAAATAGATGGGTGCAAGAAAACGTGCAGATTGAGCTGGTAGAAGGCAATGCGGAGCAATTACCGTTTCATGATCGGCAGTTTCATCTTGTTTTAGGGGAGTCTGTACTTGCTTTTACAAATAAGGAGCAAGTGATATCTGAATGTTACCGTGTGTTACAAGATGCTGGGAAACTAGTTGTGATTGAGATGGTGATTGAGAATCATTTAGCACAAGAAGAAGAAAAGAAGCTATTACAAATATATGGAATGCAGCAATTGTTAACAGAAAAAGAATGGCTACATTTATTCCAAAAAGAAAACTTCAAGCATATATCAATAGCTGGTGGAGGTACCATTGCTGAGACGATAGCAGCACAAACTGAACAGCCAGAGTGGAATGTGTCACACTATATTCCAAAAGAGTTGTATGATGCTTGGGTTCAGCATGAAAAAGTATTGCAAATGTATCAGCATGTATTAGGGCATCGCGTATTTATTTGTGAAAAATAA
- a CDS encoding vWA domain-containing protein has translation MKNRIVATFIFLLLICFNPFSTFAKGEEAKERVVSLVYDDSGSMRNNDRWKYANYALQSLVALLDEKDTFSYVPMSRPSQEVNVSLTNEKRQTEIDQIGAWKNYLNTPFGAVETAMQSIKKEASINGKREFWLIVLTDGAFNELEKDSGKEQIAQKLRQFKKEMEAKKISLHPVLITMEENLGRQEQLQMNTFKEIWKQETNGIVMPTSGEDGVIQSVNQAAALVANRDPFSSAESAVKTNIAGKKLEITTPFPLKRITLVQQSVDASQYHIEQLSKPLALQSAFSIQAPAESKLYGDIAHIGSTNHTVIKPGSYSLEIDKDIGKDGLKVLVEPALDYTVSTYDKEDKKRKDVEGMYEETKAVIEAKPTDLPIQASYFEAQVELDGQLYPMKWDEKRHVFYYEMQIKKQAVRGKVHMNIKGFYRQTKEFRIDSMPKPKLSLQVITKDYEEKVTNLEVSRPFVVQPLLDDEPMTEAAVKALLQSTSVASHQSINYELQQHGNQIYVYPRPYYSDTFNFTDTGTVEATITVRDSKLQEVKKNISFHIRNVPFWERYATIFQFVIPFTILLLILAILILGWIVRPRFHRKALLYYEWDQEVAKDWLYQSEPELLRNRWWKHYFGIPFRAERKTVQSVTFIAKKGSKSVFVAKESQVLGMIIDGMFVTEEEVGNEHKTLYPNEILLIDRGYGKEIYRYECE, from the coding sequence ATGAAGAATCGAATTGTTGCCACATTCATCTTTCTTCTACTAATATGTTTTAATCCTTTTTCAACTTTTGCAAAAGGGGAGGAGGCAAAAGAACGGGTCGTTTCACTCGTATATGATGATTCTGGAAGTATGAGGAATAACGATCGTTGGAAATATGCCAATTATGCCTTGCAAAGTTTAGTTGCATTATTAGATGAAAAAGATACTTTTTCATATGTTCCAATGAGTCGTCCATCTCAAGAAGTAAATGTTTCCCTTACAAATGAAAAACGGCAAACAGAAATCGACCAAATTGGAGCGTGGAAAAATTATTTAAATACTCCATTTGGAGCAGTAGAAACGGCGATGCAATCTATAAAAAAGGAAGCGAGCATAAATGGAAAGCGTGAATTTTGGCTTATTGTATTAACTGACGGGGCATTTAATGAATTAGAAAAAGATAGTGGTAAAGAGCAGATTGCTCAGAAATTACGGCAATTTAAAAAAGAAATGGAAGCGAAAAAAATTTCATTACATCCAGTATTAATTACAATGGAAGAAAATTTAGGACGGCAAGAGCAACTGCAAATGAACACATTTAAAGAGATTTGGAAGCAAGAAACGAATGGTATTGTCATGCCGACTAGCGGGGAAGATGGTGTCATTCAAAGTGTCAATCAAGCTGCTGCTTTAGTAGCGAATCGAGATCCATTTTCTTCTGCCGAATCTGCAGTAAAAACGAACATCGCAGGAAAAAAATTAGAAATTACGACACCTTTTCCATTAAAGAGAATTACGCTTGTGCAACAATCTGTTGACGCATCACAATACCATATAGAACAACTATCAAAACCATTAGCATTACAATCGGCTTTTTCGATTCAAGCTCCAGCAGAATCGAAATTATATGGTGATATTGCTCATATCGGTTCTACAAATCATACGGTTATAAAACCGGGTTCATACTCATTAGAAATTGATAAAGATATCGGAAAAGATGGATTGAAAGTACTTGTTGAACCAGCGTTAGACTATACTGTTTCTACTTATGACAAAGAGGATAAAAAAAGGAAGGATGTAGAGGGAATGTATGAAGAAACGAAGGCTGTTATTGAAGCAAAGCCGACGGACTTACCGATTCAGGCTTCTTATTTTGAAGCACAAGTAGAGTTAGATGGCCAATTGTACCCGATGAAATGGGATGAAAAACGACATGTGTTTTACTACGAAATGCAAATAAAAAAACAGGCAGTCCGCGGAAAAGTTCATATGAATATAAAAGGATTTTATAGGCAGACGAAAGAGTTTCGGATTGATTCTATGCCAAAACCAAAACTATCTTTACAAGTTATTACAAAAGACTATGAAGAAAAGGTGACAAATTTAGAAGTGAGCAGACCGTTTGTCGTACAGCCATTATTGGACGATGAGCCGATGACAGAAGCAGCAGTAAAGGCGTTATTACAATCTACTAGTGTCGCATCTCATCAATCAATCAACTATGAATTACAGCAACATGGCAATCAAATCTATGTATACCCTCGTCCTTATTACTCCGATACATTCAATTTTACAGATACTGGCACCGTAGAAGCTACCATCACTGTACGAGATTCTAAGTTACAAGAAGTGAAGAAAAATATCTCATTTCATATTCGTAATGTGCCATTTTGGGAGCGCTATGCGACAATTTTTCAATTCGTAATCCCATTCACAATATTACTACTCATACTTGCCATTCTTATTTTAGGATGGATTGTACGGCCTCGTTTTCACCGGAAAGCGCTGCTGTATTACGAATGGGATCAGGAAGTTGCGAAAGATTGGCTCTATCAATCTGAGCCAGAATTACTCAGAAATAGATGGTGGAAACATTACTTTGGTATTCCGTTTCGAGCGGAACGTAAAACGGTACAATCGGTGACATTTATAGCGAAAAAAGGTTCAAAATCGGTTTTTGTAGCGAAGGAGTCGCAAGTGCTTGGGATGATAATCGATGGCATGTTTGTTACAGAAGAAGAGGTAGGAAATGAGCACAAAACATTATATCCGAATGAAATACTACTGATAGATCGTGGTTATGGAAAAGAAATATATCGATATGAATGTGAATAA
- a CDS encoding peptide ABC transporter substrate-binding protein: MNKKKMKKLTAVVAPVLAVSMALSACSGSGDKDKANTSPKDDKKSGGKLAAKQVLNLTETNEIPSMDSSKATDQVSFQVMNNVMEGLYRLDKDNKATPGVAESYTKSDDSKKYTFKLNKNAKWSNGDPVTAKDFVFAWKRALDPNTAAEYAYIMYDLKNAKAINEGKAALDTLGVKAVDDYTLEVELDNPIPYFIELTSFGTFYPLNEKFVTEKGDKFGLESDTTLYNGPFTLNDWKHEEGWKMKKNEQYWDKKTVKLEEINVNVVKEVSTRVNLYESGQIDRAVLAAEYVDKFKSSPDFITEKTPSVFFLRLNQQRGGQDTVLKNENLRKAIAIGFDKKGLTNVVINDGSTPADYLVPKDFAKSPDGKDFRKENGDILKTDVKKAKEYWNKAKKELGKEEVTIELLNYDTDNAKKIGEFLKGDLEKNLPGLTINLKNQPFKQKLELETKQDYELSYAGWGPDYLDPMTFIDMFITKGGHNQMSYSNAKYDELVEKGKGELLTKTKDRWEALLKAEKILLDEAAIAPVYQRGNAVIQKPKVKDIILHPVGGDYSYKWAYISEDK, encoded by the coding sequence ATGAATAAGAAAAAGATGAAAAAACTAACAGCAGTTGTAGCACCAGTTCTAGCAGTAAGCATGGCATTATCAGCATGTTCGGGATCCGGGGATAAAGATAAAGCAAATACGTCTCCAAAAGACGATAAGAAGTCAGGTGGAAAATTAGCAGCGAAACAAGTATTAAACTTAACAGAGACAAACGAAATTCCTTCTATGGATTCTTCTAAAGCAACAGACCAAGTATCGTTTCAAGTAATGAACAACGTAATGGAAGGGTTATACCGCCTTGATAAAGATAATAAGGCTACACCAGGTGTTGCTGAATCTTATACGAAAAGTGATGATAGCAAAAAATATACATTTAAATTAAATAAAAATGCGAAATGGTCAAATGGCGATCCGGTAACAGCGAAGGATTTCGTCTTTGCTTGGAAGCGTGCGCTAGATCCAAATACAGCAGCAGAGTATGCGTATATCATGTATGATTTGAAAAATGCAAAAGCAATTAATGAAGGAAAAGCAGCTTTGGACACATTAGGTGTAAAAGCTGTTGATGATTATACATTAGAAGTAGAGTTAGACAATCCAATTCCTTATTTTATTGAATTAACATCATTTGGCACATTCTATCCGTTAAATGAGAAATTCGTGACAGAAAAAGGAGATAAATTTGGCTTAGAATCAGATACAACATTATATAATGGTCCATTTACATTAAATGATTGGAAGCATGAAGAAGGCTGGAAAATGAAGAAAAATGAACAATACTGGGATAAGAAAACAGTGAAACTGGAAGAAATCAACGTTAACGTTGTAAAAGAGGTTAGTACTCGTGTGAATTTATATGAAAGCGGACAGATTGATCGAGCAGTACTTGCAGCGGAATATGTTGATAAATTCAAATCTAGTCCAGACTTTATTACAGAAAAAACACCATCTGTATTCTTCTTACGTCTAAACCAACAACGTGGTGGACAAGATACAGTATTGAAAAATGAAAACTTACGTAAAGCAATTGCTATAGGATTCGATAAAAAGGGCTTAACAAATGTAGTTATAAATGATGGCTCTACACCAGCTGACTATTTAGTTCCGAAAGACTTTGCGAAGAGTCCAGATGGGAAAGATTTCCGTAAAGAAAACGGAGATATTTTAAAAACAGATGTGAAAAAAGCGAAAGAATACTGGAATAAGGCGAAAAAAGAACTTGGTAAAGAAGAAGTAACAATTGAATTACTAAATTACGACACTGACAATGCGAAAAAAATAGGTGAGTTCTTAAAAGGTGATTTAGAGAAAAACTTACCAGGATTAACAATCAATTTGAAAAACCAACCATTTAAGCAAAAATTAGAATTAGAAACAAAGCAAGATTATGAATTATCTTATGCAGGCTGGGGACCAGACTATTTAGATCCGATGACATTTATCGATATGTTCATTACAAAAGGCGGACATAACCAAATGAGTTATTCGAATGCAAAATATGATGAGCTTGTTGAAAAAGGAAAAGGCGAATTATTAACGAAAACAAAAGATCGTTGGGAAGCATTACTAAAAGCTGAAAAAATATTGCTTGATGAGGCGGCAATTGCACCGGTTTACCAACGTGGTAATGCAGTTATCCAAAAACCAAAAGTGAAAGACATCATTCTTCACCCAGTTGGTGGAGATTATAGCTATAAATGGGCTTATATTTCTGAAGATAAGTAA